One Xenopus tropicalis strain Nigerian chromosome 8, UCB_Xtro_10.0, whole genome shotgun sequence genomic window carries:
- the gon4l gene encoding GON-4-like protein isoform X5, producing MSRPEKFRLTSGIGVQPPESLVRPQREQDPNESEDDVELCITLDDQDCKGEEHRRKRKRGKEDEEEQKEAVCDFDETLDQALEDRAKQHNLTAVNVRNIIHEVITNEHVVAMMKAAITETEDMPMFEPKMTRSKLKEVVEKGVVIPTWNLSPIKKVSEVKAPQFVDIPLEEDDSSDEEYRPEEGEEDETAEESLLESDVESTASSPRGHKRPKVCHLPEAVGMEEEDESVEGPQEPPDTPGFARYVSADVVPMGPPPPPKSKPTQDSTFMEKLHAVDAELAFSPMCMDSYQSLDESLIAFRTRSKRPLKDVPIGQLEAKLKAPDITPDMYEQNTADDDEWKKWLRSLMEDDMGNEDEGDDEDDPEYNILEDLDEPDTEDLRNDRAVRITKKEVSELMEELFETFQDEMGFSHVEEEGPDEDSNQEALPNFNTPQAIRFEEPLANLLNEQHRTVKAQLESLRLRKSLMKPQCQGADESTPAPEEPKAPPPAKAAPVMFLDETQRRRLQQQMQQHVQLLTQMHLLTCQNHQLSQQADLSRMFLVELSSFAEKSTMLRQMANPEFQSAFQPWNLKEALQLLHDFHQQLPEEGALPKPLKKNASEAASLPTHMAWIMATRPLFMYPELLPICALKAKGPRDRVYFTKAEDNLLALGLKHFEGTDYYKPLISKYLVTGKSAQQLTVRIKNLTMKKTPENIIKFYKRTKLLPVMLKFCDDAQSPGAKAPVEREKHRLPFWLKANLSSIEEEFGKYKKGAQTYPLTPPPGLQLNMKPLPQRFLHRSWRQKRSSILKPLLIRPTSNIGTNCPFPKTVAKMPSPDPFPIGLYARVSSLVQPQPAVQGLVGIHPADVPAGGKSQEVRATLPFAARPSRLHPPPVAPVPIAPAKVLQPAMLNQRARRLLGGMTRRRTAVRNPAIKAAPLVHSAPVIFAVPSATLKLVSLGSPCGVIQPISSRGGVPVTTLLLNPPPVPVSQTLVPSALSQTPRAEPERLVGGDTTEGQVQSEGGTTFKEEDEWDCVSITIKVKEEGGLVPGGHTDCGGEGTSAASHIKKERVSPFRPGEKPPQKENCPFYLTEVPLEPGSEYDPPECEQRGGAQTCESGSGLCEQQGGQGPRELGDEGQAVGHASGTQEPSGSSAGQRHRDHTLGKEGKTKENHGNRSSPSPAGLGAEPDEKEETEDVAMEEEDGGNETQNPDAAESPKNTSSSTDGDVDISSPAGTPLDSSSPSGRPESANDKDGPEEEEEEDFDDLTQDEDEEEISSASEESVLSVPELQETMEKLTWLASERRLSQEGDSEENSQEENSEQEEEEEEEGDEGIEPSSQKEEEMTDEVAEGGTESAQSHLCPTLPMPVETRAVPAGERRRGSSRGPGSHRVRSRRGRARTSKDASKLLLLYDENILAKDPLREQKDMAFAQCYLTRVREALQYAPGRYEEFLQLIYQFESSRRERTAVDLYERLRGLLRDWPQLLRDFAAFLLPEEALECGLFEEQQAFDKSRKFLRQLEICFMENPAQHQKIIKLLQSCAECPLQEITKLKAQMWQLLRGHNHLQDEFSMFFDQLRPPASRLGEFEVMTWTEDKEYKFDGYEEVTLPDVEEEEESGKVAAPRTKRKKDQDKVCDSRAQRARDPPEVMAGGLPRSLRQGPTMKEVAPGEGALPPRDTQDRLSAELPVGQRGSSDTSGSNSNMAGAQRARGSTHSRAPSVPGSTSLGKPRPGTRDSPRTPAPPHPRSSRRPLCMKDPDQPPNKLLPSSTAPPRELNPPVPSVSEQSLASIILCSTPSAGPGTDPLDPNSKESPDPDEQTSTVCAKNITVSSSGEKVILWTREADRVILTMCQERGAQPDTFADISQSLGNKSADEVSRRFQDLVSLFQTACVTSSDEEEEAGSTAELLSDQEVED from the exons ATGTCCCGGCCTG AGAAATTCCGCCTCACGTCGGGGATTGGGGTGCAGCCCCCAGAGTCTCTAGTCAGACCCCAACGGGAACAGGACCCCAATGAAAGTGAGGATGACGTGGAGCTGTGTATCACTTTGG ACGATCAGGATTGCAAGGGGGAGGAGCACAGGAGGAAGAGGAAGCGTGGGAAGGAAGATGAGGAAGAGCAGAAGGAAGCGGTGTGTGATTTTGACGAGACATTGGACCAGGCGCTGGAGGATCGGGCCAAGCAGCACAACTTAACCGCCGTCAATGTGCGCAACATAATCCAT GAAGTGATCACCAATGAGCACGTGGTGGCCATGATGAAAGCGGCTATAACTGAGACTGAGGACATGCCCATGTTT GAGCCCAAAATGACCCGCTCCAAGCTGAAGGAGGTGGTAGAGAAAGGGGTG GTCATCCCTACGTGGAATTTGTCTCCCATCAAGAAAGTTTCGGAGGTCAAA GCCCCCCAGTTTGTGGACATTCCCCTGGAGGAGGACGACTCCTCGGATGAAGAGTATCGGCCTGAGGAGGGAGAGGAAGATGAAACTGCAGAAGAG AGCCTGCTGGAAAGCGACGTGGAGAGTACGGCTTCCTCACCTCGGGGCCACAAGCGCCCAAAGGTGTGCCACCTACCTGAGGCTGTAGGAATGGAGGAGGAGGATGAGAGTGTAGAAGGGCCGCAG GAGCCCCCGGATACCCCTGGCTTTGCCAGGTATGTCAGTGCAGATGTGGTCCCCATGGGGCCGCCGCCACCCCCAAAGTCCAAGCCCACACAGGACAGCACGTTCATGGAGAAGCTACACGCTGTAGATGCAGAGTTGGCCTTCAGCCCTATGTGCATGGATTCCTACCAG TCACTGGATGAGAGCCTCATTGCTTTCCGCACGCGCTCTAAGAGACCCTTGAAGGATGTTCCCATTGGTCAGCTAGAGGCCAAGCTGAAGGCCCCCGACATCACCCCCGATATGTACGAACAGAACACCGCCGATGATGATGAATGGAAGAAGTGGCTGCGCAGCCTGATGGAAGATGATATGGGGAATGAAG ATGAAGGTGATGATGAGGACGACCCAGAGTACAACATCCTGGAGGATCTGGATGAACCTGACACTGAAGATCTACGGAATGACCGGGCCGTTAGGATAACAA AGAAAGAAGTCAGTGAGCTAATGGAGGAGCTGTTTGAAACG TTTCAGGATGAGATGGGCTTCTCCCACGTGGAGGAGGAGGGGCCGGACGAGGACAGTAACCAGGAAGCGCTGCCCAATTTCAATACACCCCAAGCAATCAG ATTTGAGGAGCCCCTTGCCAACCTACTGAATGAGCAGCACCGCACAGTAAAGGCACAGCTTGAGTCTCTGAGGTTGAGAAAATCCTTGATGAAGCCCCAGTGCCAGGGTGCAGATGAGTCCACACCCGCCCCTGAGGAACCCaaagcccctccccctgccaaGGCTGCCCCAGTTATGTTCCTCGATGAGACACAGAGGCGGAGACTGCAGCAGCAGATGCAGCAG CATGTCCAGCTTCTGACCCAGATGCACCTTCTGACCTGCCAGAACCACCAGCTGAGCCAGCAAGCGGACCTGTCACGTATGTTTCTG GTGGAACTTTCCAGTTTTGCCGAGAAGTCCACCATGCTCCGTCAGATGGCCAACCCTGAGTTCCAGAGTGCCTTCCAACCCTGGAACCTTAAGGAAGCTCTGCAGCTGCTCCATGACTTTCACCAGCAGCTCCCGGAAGAGGGGGCCCTGCCCAAGCCCCTCAAAAAGAATG CCAGTGAGGCTGCCAGCTTACCCACGCACATGGCATGGATCATGGCTACCCGTCCTCTCTTTATGTACCCTGAGCTGCTGCCCATCTGTGCCCTGAAGGCTAAAGGACCTCGGGACAGGGTCTACTTCACTAAGGCTGAGGATAA TTTGTTGGCCTTGGGTCTGAAGCATTTTGAGGGGACGGACTATTACAAACCCCTCATCAGCAAGTACCTGGTAACGGGCAAGTCTGCCCAGCAGCTGACGGTGCGCATAAAGAACCTGACCATGAAGAAGACTCCAGAGAATATCATTAAG TTTTACAAGAGGACAAAGCTGCTCCCAGTAATGTTGAAGTTCTGTGATGATGCCCAGTCCCCGGGAGCCAAAGCCCCAGTGGAGAGGGAGAAACACCGGTTGCCATTTTGGCTCAAG GCCAACCTGAGCAGCATTGAGGAAGAGTTTGGCAAGTACAAAAAGGGGGCGCAGACGTACCCTTTAACCCCGCCTCCAGGCCTGCAGCTTAACATGAAGCCCCTCCCTCAGCGCTTTCTCCACCGGTCCTGGCGCCAGAAGAGGTCATCCATTCTTAAGCCCCTCCTTATCCGGCCCACCAGCAACATCGGTACCAACTGCCCGTTTCCTAAAACTGTTGCCAAAATGCCCAGCCCTGACCCCTTCCCTATTGGACTGTATGCCAGGGTGTCCAGTCTGGTTCAGCCGCAGCCAGCCGTGCAGGGGCTTGTGGGAATACATCCTGCTGACGTGCCCGCTGGGGGTAAATCCCAGGAAGTGCGTGCCACCTTGCCCTTTGCTGCCAGGCCCTCCCGCCTACACCCTCCGCCCGTGGCCCCCGTTCCTATCGCTCCAGCCAAAGTGCTGCAGCCTGCAATGTTGAACCAAAGAGCTCGTAGGCTATTGGGTGGCATGACCAGGAGGAGAACTGCAGTCCGAAACCCCGCCATTAAAGCTGCCCCCCTAGTTCATTCTGCCCCTGTTATTTTTGCAGTGCCTAGTGCCACTTTAAAGCTGGTGAGTCTTGGATCTCCATGTGGTGTgatccagccaatcagcagccggGGAGGAGTCCCAGTCACCACACTACTGCTCAACCCCCCTCCGGTCCCTGTAAGCCAGACCCTTGTCCCCTCTGCCCTCAGCCAGACCCCCCGCGCTGAGCCAGAAAGACTTGTCGGGGGCGACACGACAGAGGGGCAAGTGCAAAGTGAAGGGGGCACCACCTTTAAAGAAGAGGATGAGTGGGACTGCGTCTCCATTACTATCAAGGTGAAGGAGGAAGGGGGCCTTGTCCCTGGGGGGCACACAGACTGTGGGGGAGAAGGTACCTCAGCAGCAAGTCATATTAAAAAAGAGAGAGTGTCCCCCTTCAGGCCAGGGGAAAAGCCCCCTCAAAAGGAAAACTGCCCTTTTTATCTTACAGAAGTTCCCCTGGAACCTGGTTCTGAATATGACCCCCCAGAATGTGAGCAGCGAGGGGGGGCGCAGACTTGTGAAAGTGGCTCCGGGCTGTGTGAGCAGCAGGGTGGGCAGGGGCCCCGGGAGTTGGGGGATGAGGGGCAAGCTGTAGGGCACGCATCTGGAACCCAGGAGCCTTCAGGGTCCTCTGCAGGTCAGAGACACAGGGACCACACTCTGGGTAAGGAAGGCAAAACCAAAGAGAACCATGGGAACAGATCCAGCCCCTCCCCTGCTGGGCTTGGGGCGGAGCCTGATGAGAAGGAAGAGACTGAAGATGTAGCTATGGAGGAAGAGGACGGGGGCAACGAGACCCAGAATCCTGATGCCGCCGAGTCTCCAAAAAACACTTCCTCATCCACCGACGGTGACGTGGACATAAGCAGTCCGGCGGGGACGCCCCTCGACTCCTCCAGCCCCTCGGGTCGCCCCGAGAGTGCCAACGACAAAGATGGCCctgaagaggaagaggaggaagacTTTGATGATCTCACACAGGATGAGGATGAAGAAGAAATCTCCTCAGCGTCGGAGGAGTCTGTTCTGTCTGTGCCAGAGCTCCAG GAGACCATGGAGAAGCTGACGTGGTTGGCATCGGAGCGGCGCCTCAGTCAGGAGGGAGACTCGGAGGAGAACTCCCAGGAGGAAAACTCTGAgcaggaggaggaagaggaggaggagggcgaTGAAGGCATTGAACCATCCTCACAGAAAGAGGAAGAAATGACGGATGAAGTGGCCGAAGGGGGTACCGAGAGTGCCCAGAGTCACCTGTGCCCCACTTTGCCCATGCCTGTGGAGACCAGGGCAGTTCCTGCAG GTGAAAGGCGCAGGGGCAGCAGCAGGGGCCCCGGATCTCACCGGGTCCGAAGCAGAAGGGGGCGGGCCCGAACCAGCAAAGATGCCTCCAAACTGCTGCTTCTCTATGATGAGAACATCCTGGCTAAGGATCCCCTCAGGGAGCAGAAGGACATGGCGTTTGCCCAGTGCTACCTTACCCGG GTACGGGAGGCGCTGCAGTACGCGCCGGGGCGCTACGAGGAGTTCCTGCAGCTCATTTACCAGTTCGAGAGCAGCCGGCGAGAGCGCACCGCCGTGGATCTGTACGAGAGGCTCCGCGGGCTCCTTCGGGATTGGCCACAGCTCCTCAGGGATTTTGCTGCCTTCCTGCTCCCCGAGGAAGCCCTGGAGTGCGGATTG TTTGAGGAGCAGCAGGCATTCGACAAGAGCCGCAAGTTTCTCCGCCAATTGGAAATCTGCTTCATGGAAAACCCCGCCCAGCATCAGAAGATCATCAAACTGCTCCAGAGTTGTGCTGAGTGCCCCCTACAGGAGATAACCAAG CTCAAGGCACAGATGTGGCAGTTGCTGAGGGGCCACAATCACCTCCAGGATGAATTCTCCATGTTCTTTGACCAGCTGAGGCCGCCGGCGAGTCGCCTCGGGGAGTTTGAAGTCATGACTTGGACAGAGGACAAAGAGTACAAG TTTGATGGCTATGAAGAGGTGACTCTGCCAGATGTGGAAGAGGAAGAAGAGTCGGGCAAGGTGGCAGCACCCCGCACTAAGAGAAAGAAGGACCAAGACAAA GTGTGTGACAGCCGCGCCCAACGGGCCAGAGACCCCCCTGAGGTAATGGCAGGAGGGCTGCCCCGCTCACTTCGGCAGGGTCCAACCATGAAGGAAGTGG CTCCAGGGGAGGGCGCTCTCCCACCCAGGGACACACAGGACAGACTGTCTGCGGAGCTGCCTGTAGGGCAGAGGGGCAGCAGCGACACCAGCGGGTCAAATAGCAACATGGCGGGGGCCCAGAGAGCTCGCGGATCCACTCACAGCCGAGCTCCATCGGTGCCAGGCAGTACTTCTCTTGGCAAACCCAGACCCGGTACCAGAGACTCTCCCCGCACCCCTGCTCCCCCCCATCCCAGGAGCAGCCGCAGGCCTCTGTGCATGAAGGACCCCGACCAGCCGCCCAATAAACTGCTGCCGAGTAGCACTGCACCCCCCCGGGAGCTAAACCCTCCTGTACCCAGTGTGAGTGAGCAGAGCCTAGCCTCCATTATCCTCTGCTCCACCCCAAGCGCTGGTCCTGGTACCGACCCACTCGATCCAAACAGCAAGGAAAGTCCCGACCCCGACGAACAGACCTCCACCGTGTGCGCCAAGAACATCACAGTCAGCTCCAGCGGCGAGAAGGTCATTCTCTGGACCAG GGAGGCCGACCGAGTGATCCTCACTATGTGCCAGGAGCGGGGGGCCCAGCCGGACACATTTGCCGATATCTCCCAGAGTCTGGGGAACAAGAGTGCGGATGAG GTGTCCCGGCGCTTCCAGGACTTGGTGTCGCTGTTCCAGACGGCCTGCGTTACCAGCTCCGATGaagaggaggaagcaggaagtacCGCGGAATTGCTGTCGGACCAGGAAGTGGAGGACTAG